The genomic region TTTTCCTGTGGTTATAAGCAACCAGCTTCATAAATTTGCTTAAAATTCCTAGAAACATCATTATTAATAAGAGTTCTCCTTTGGCTTTACTACCATGATATATAATACCATCTATCAAAAAAAGAGATTTTTGCgttattttttcccccttaactTTGTACTACATCTATATTGACCATGATTCAGGAAACACATTTATATACCCACAGTAGTGAACTGGAAAATGAAAATGATTCTGGAGCAAGCCAGCTGAGTGGCGCTACAAGTAAGTGGTACAGGGGCCATTCAGCTCAGCAACAGTACCAACAATGGTCATTAGCTCACTCATCAGTTCCTCGCTCAAACTGGTAGTAGTGCTGGAAGAGACAATTGGACCAATACCAATATGTATAGCTGATAAAGCGTCTGAGCCAAGCAGCCCCTGAGGCATTGGCAGACAGGCTGGaacttggctctgcttgctcctggccatcaATAGTCATCTCGGATTGTGGTCCCCTAGGAAATTTttttgtaagttaaatggccagttcgCCTCTGTATGCACACAAAGGTCTGTTTGAATGATGCAGTGTTACATGACtggtgcctgcctctgtaactgtGTGACTGCTTCTGGACCTGCATTTGGCTTGCTGTTTTAAGGACTGAATAATGAGTGATCGGACATTAGCAACTCAACTCTGTCTACAACTGAATGTTAGCTGCAAAGGGATAGTTGTGTCAGTCTGTTATGAAGAAATAAAGCAAAAGTcctgcggcaccttaaagactaacattgaaataaatgttattagcCTTTAAGATGCAGCtagagttttgttttatttaactgaATGTTGGCCAGTTGATGGTGCCATTATTTTAACTACCCTCTAATTATCATAAATTCAAATGATAATTAGAGATGTTTAGAGGACTTGTGGCTATGCCTGCCTCAGATCTCACAGTTGGGACTCAATACCATCTTCCATAAAACGAATGGCATTTATAAAATATCTGTATGCTAACTCTACATTTGATGCGAAAAATATTATTCTTTTACTCTTTTGATGTATTACTGATTTGGCTCTGGTTTGGCAAGCAATTTCCATTCCAATCAAGGGAAACGCCTCCCTGCTCTGCTCAGCCTCCTTATGCAAGGATGGTGTGACTCCTCTGTTCATTCTACCAATCTGACAGGGCTATAATAGAGTGGAGTTGACAAATTGTGTAGATTGTGTAATGTGTAATGAGGGTTTTATATACGTCATTATTCTCTAGAGCAGCCTCAGAAAGGGGTAGTTTTGTGCAGGTATGCCACAACATTGCATACAATAGTAATCCCTACAGTAATCATGCCTTTAAAGACATTCTGGTGatgtgtggtgtactggttagaactAGGACCTGGAggcatgggttcaaatcctcacacaACCATTATGCTCACTGGTTAGCTTTGTGTCCTACCATAAACATTCTTTTTTTATCTTATTACAGAGAAATAAGCAATGAATCAAAATCACAGTGTTGTGACAGAGTTCATCCTTATTGGATTCATGGATCACCCAGAGCTGAGGGTCCCTCTCTTCATGTTGTTCCTTGTCATCTATCTAGCCACTCTTATAGGAAACATTGGGATAATTTTATTGACCAGGATTGATACTCAGCTTCACACTcccatgtatttttttcttaGAAACCTCTCCATTGTAGACATTGGCTATTCTACTGCAATTGCCCCCAAGTTGTTGGCAACCTTTCTGGCAGAGAGTAAAAGCATTTCCTTCTCAGGATGTGCTgtgcaatttttctttttctgtgtctTTGTAACCACTGAAGGTTGTCTTCTGGCTGTGATGGCATATGATCGCTTCATAGCCATCTGTAACCCGTTGCTCTACTTTGCTATTATGTCTAAAAAAATTTGCACTATATTACTTGTAGGGGCATATACCTGTGGCTTGGCAAGTTCTACTGTTCACACTATTTTGATATTTAGTTTGTCTTTCTGCAGTTCAAATATCATTAATCACTTTTTCTGTGACGTTCCACCAATGCTCAAGTTGTCTTGTTCAGACACCCATGTCACTCACACCGTACATTTCATTTTATCCACTGCGATTGCACTGACTACTTTTCTGATTGTCTTGGTCTCTTACATTGCCATTGTTTTTGCCATCCTCCGGATCCGCTCTTCTCAAGGCAGACACAAAGCCTTCTCCACCTGTGCCTCCCACTTGACCACTGTTACTATCTTCTTTGGAACCATCATCTTCATGTATATTCGTCCTGGTTCCAATTTCTCAACGGATCAGGACAAAATTGTATCTATGTTTTATACACTTGTGATTTCCCTGCTCAATCCACTAATTTACAGCCTGAGGAACAAAGACGTAAAGGATGCCATTTGTAGGATAGCAGATAGAGTAACAtttctgaattaaaaaaatagcatAGAACTTTTTCATAATAAAGGA from Eublepharis macularius isolate TG4126 chromosome 2, MPM_Emac_v1.0, whole genome shotgun sequence harbors:
- the LOC129324370 gene encoding olfactory receptor 1019-like isoform X1, with product MERSDIYYPEEFILIGFMDHPELRVPLFMLFLVIYLATLIGNIGIILLTRIDTQLHTPMYFFLRNLSIVDIGYSTAIAPKLLATFLAESKSISFSGCAVQFFFFCVFVTTEGCLLAVMAYDRFIAICNPLLYFAIMSKKICTILLVGAYTCGLASSTVHTILIFSLSFCSSNIINHFFCDVPPMLKLSCSDTHVTHTVHFILSTAIALTTFLIVLVSYIAIVFAILRIRSSQGRHKAFSTCASHLTTVTIFFGTIIFMYIRPGSNFSTDQDKIVSMFYTLVISLLNPLIYSLRNKDVKDAICRIADRVTFLN
- the LOC129324370 gene encoding olfactory receptor 1019-like isoform X2: MTNKTHMSKFILIGFMDHPELRVPLFMLFLVIYLATLIGNIGIILLTRIDTQLHTPMYFFLRNLSIVDIGYSTAIAPKLLATFLAESKSISFSGCAVQFFFFCVFVTTEGCLLAVMAYDRFIAICNPLLYFAIMSKKICTILLVGAYTCGLASSTVHTILIFSLSFCSSNIINHFFCDVPPMLKLSCSDTHVTHTVHFILSTAIALTTFLIVLVSYIAIVFAILRIRSSQGRHKAFSTCASHLTTVTIFFGTIIFMYIRPGSNFSTDQDKIVSMFYTLVISLLNPLIYSLRNKDVKDAICRIADRVTFLN
- the LOC129324370 gene encoding olfactory receptor 1019-like isoform X3, with amino-acid sequence MDHPELRVPLFMLFLVIYLATLIGNIGIILLTRIDTQLHTPMYFFLRNLSIVDIGYSTAIAPKLLATFLAESKSISFSGCAVQFFFFCVFVTTEGCLLAVMAYDRFIAICNPLLYFAIMSKKICTILLVGAYTCGLASSTVHTILIFSLSFCSSNIINHFFCDVPPMLKLSCSDTHVTHTVHFILSTAIALTTFLIVLVSYIAIVFAILRIRSSQGRHKAFSTCASHLTTVTIFFGTIIFMYIRPGSNFSTDQDKIVSMFYTLVISLLNPLIYSLRNKDVKDAICRIADRVTFLN